The region ttTTACAGGCGAGAAggagctggaaggaagtattccaagtcatgaaaggcaaggacctacatccaagattactctattcagcaaagctatcatttagaatgtgaaggcagttaaagtgcttcctagataaggtcaagttaaaggagtatcatcatcaccaagcccttattatatgaaatattagaggcatttatctaagaaaaacaaaatgatcaaaactatgaacagtaaaatgacaacaaactcacaaccatcaacaactgaacctaaaaaaacaaaaacaaaaacaaactaagcaaacaactagaacaggaacagatcgcagaaatagagatcacagggagggttatcagtggggagggggtgggaaagaatgggggggaaaggtgcagggaataagaagtataaatagtaggtagaaaatagacagggggaggttaagaatagtatgggaaatggagcagccaaagaacttatatgtacgacccatggacatgaactaagtcgggggtggggaatgctggtgggagtgggggtacagggcagaggggaataaaggggaaaaaatgggacaactgtaatagcataatcaataaaatatattttttaaaaatttaaaaataaacaattgcgAATAGACTACATAATAATGTGGTCAAAAGGCAATTAAATAAATCTCTTGAAACACTAGATGTATAATAAACAGTGCATATTATCAACATGTACATGATTCACATCAAAATCCTAAAATGTATTCCTTTTGAAGGATAgctatatcaataaaatattacatatcttTTAACACTCTAGTGCAATACTTCATATGCTGCAGGAAAATTAAATGTAGGTCTAGTCATCAGCTTAATAAAAGATCTTTTCCATGAACCTTTACTAATAAAAGACTTACAATTAggtcataaataaaacaaattattaattACATGATTTGAGGTTTAGGatgaaaacttataaaaattactttgataTACAGCAATTATACACCACACTAAAACCGTTTAATATTTTTGCCATGTGTGAACTGCCTCTAgtgataaatgaacaaatattttaataatggaaGATACTTAAAACATCAATCAGATCATGTCAATCCCCTATTCAAAAACCCTCCTTAATGATTTTTTGGCTCACCAGGTTCTTAGCCAATGTCAACTTTCCCCTCACCACCCCTGCCCTCATTCTTGGGAACAGCAACATGCAAAACTACAACCTACATTTCCCAGATTCCCTTGCAGTTAGGGTGGCCACGTGATCCAATTCTAACCAATGAGACATAAGGAAAATCACTGAATAGGGATGCTAAGGAAGCTACGCTTTCCTGAGGAAAGGGGAGACTCTAGTGCTATACAACATTTGTCATTTGTTCTCCTTTGTTCCTgactaaaaagcaaaaaaccaaagGTAAAGCAGCCATGCCAAAGATGTCAGGACACAAAGGGAGAAGGGATCTTGTTCCTTGAGCGGCTGCATCAGTTCTCATATGCTCATCCTCTGATTCCTTGTGAGGTGAGAAAACTGTAAATCCCTCACTTGGTTAAATAGCTGCGGTGAAGCTTCTATCACACAGAGCCAAATACAATACAATCCTGGCACAGGCTTCCCATCACCATAGAATAAATTCCCAAAGTCTTAGATGCATTCCCCCTTGTTTTCCCTGCACCCACCTCATGGGCCCTCTCGGCTGATCTTGGAACATGCCAAGTTTATCTCCACCTCAGCATTTTCACTCTCGCTGTTCTGCTGGAACGCTCTTCCTCCAGATCTTTCACATTGTTTGTCTGAGCCCGGTCTTCTTTCAGCTTTCTGCTTTCATGCCACCTCTGCACCAAGGTCTTGCCTTAACCATTTCGTCCAAAATTGGCTCcttcagtgatttatttttattcatagcaCTTACCACTACCTAAAATTGTCTCTACCTGAGAGTATGTTAtttattgtgttggccaaaaaattcatttagttttttccacctgatggctctagtagtaatgcttagttgtctttaacttcattcaaaacaattttgttagattgtattgtgacagctgtcacatcagcatgcacTACAAAATTTATCAATTTGATGAATTTTGGggaagccattttaatattgaagatagaagacaatacacaacatttttggcatattatgctttatttcaaaaaggtgaaatgcaaaaaaaaattctgcagtatatggagaaggtgctgtgatggtCAAGTGcgtcaaagtggtttgcgaagtttctgggtactactgacattttggccaattAATGCTTTGTGTCTTATGCATGTCCTGTGTTTatcagcacccctggcctctacccactaggatccaatagtgggagatagttgacatactcaaaatatccaaatcaaagttattggtgaaaatgaaaaaatgtgccttttactttacagaaaaaagctacacagactttttggccaacccaatatttacttGTTTAATGAATATCCATCTACTCTACTGGAATGGCAGATTCAAGAGTTATAGGAACATCCGTAGtacttagaagagtgcctggtaTAAAATAGgcattcaaaaaaaattatttaaccaatCAATTCATGACATCTTGACATTGAAGCAGACTCTTCCTTACAGTTCACTCACCAGCTCTTTGTAATACAGAGACTGAATAACTAGCCTACCAAAAGTTAAAGCTTGAGTTTTAGTATTTTTAGTCATGCCAGCACGTTTTGGGGCTACCATATCTTGTATCAGCACTCTTGGCACATAGACGCTTAATTGCACGGCCTCCCGCGAAATTCTGGACTGGGTCTGTAATTTAAGACGGACCCAATGACTGCACTTAACAGCGACGCATCCAGACACCTGCACTGACACTGAACACGTCAGGGCTTTATCCTTTTGGTTCCTCCCAGATCGCCTAAATGAGGTGAGTGATGAATCCCTTTACAGGGACCAGAGGCTCGGTTTTTCCTTGACTTCTTCTAGCCTGGGCCAAGGATAGGATAAATCCGTTTTCAGCGCAGCCAGTGTCATGCCAGAGTGAAAGGCGACAGAGGGCTGGTTCCAACCCCAGCTCACCAGCTACATGGCTTGTTGGAGCTGTGGAGTTAGCAGCGAGAGACAAGGGAGATCGAGGACCGcactatgccctgactggtgcggctcagtgcaCTGAGAGCCGGGCTTGCTAACCGAAAAGTAGCCTAGCCAGTTGGATTCCGCCGGGTTAGATTCCGGTCccggcacctgcctgggttgcgggccaggtcctcatctctccctttctttctccctcccttctcctctctctaaaaaaataagcagatggaggaaggaagggagggagggagggagaacggaggagggaggaagaaactaagtaagtaagtaaataataatcttaaaaagtgaaaatcaaaAAGGACCAGCAATCCACCCTTTCGACGAAGAGTCTGAATCCAGGTCAGGTTTTTGTTTCCCTCCTACGCTGTCCCCGGCCTCGCACGCCGACTTTCAGCCTTAAGCTCTTGCAGCCCTGCCGGTGTCGCCGCGCCCACCCCAGCACCGGTAGGCACCAAGAGCCTGCGCCGGAGCCCGCTCACTCCCGTCGGCCCCCGCGGGCCCCTCCCCGTCTCCATGGAAACAAAGGCAGCCAATCCACGCGGCGATTTCCGCTGCTCCTCCCCGACAACAGTGCGGTCTCAGACAACGCTGGAGTGGGCTCCGGTGGGCCTGCAGTAGGCGGACCGCGATGCTGAAGGCCAAGATTCTCTTCGTGGGTCCCTGCGAGGTGAGGCCGGGGCCGGGTGTGGCTTCGGGCGCAGCGAGCGGTGGCGGGGGTGCTCCCGGTGCCCCCCAGGAAATGAGAACCGAGTCCCACTGCCCAGCCGGTGTGCGCCGCCTGCTTCACCGGGAACGCTGAGCCCCAGACCTTGACCCTGTTTCATTGAGGCCCAAGGCCCAAGATACAGTGAGTGGCGCTTTGGAGCCAGAACCTAGATCTCACTTTGCATTCGAGGTTGTCCCTAATGACTATGTCTGTGGTACGAGacaaccagaaggaggaaagactGGACTATAACCTGGTTTTGGAACAATTAGCAATTAATGTATGTGTGATGGTGGCGGTGGGGATTAAGTCTTCATGTGTATTtaacaccatgcacaaaaataaaattcagatggACTAAAACTAAAcgtgtaaaaaaacaaacaaacttggaaGTAGTAAAAGAatgagaatttgcattttgctGGTGCTGTTCTCCCAGAGACCACACTTTAAGAACCGCGGTAGTAGATGAATATATGGAAAGATAcgtttttaatcttaaaataggGAAGTTCTTCTTAAGCACAACACAAAAACGAAGAAGGCTTAAAAGAAGTTACAGCGAAGTTAAAGCCTGggaaaagtatttgcaaaataCATTACAAATAAAGGCTTAATAGCTAGATCACAAgtttaaaaattgggaaagaaaagagaactcaATAGAAAATTGAGCTAAGGCTCTgcaccaaagaaatacaactgATCAATCAGTGTGAGAAAGATGCCCAGCTTCACAGTCGCAGGAACGcaacttaaaacaaaaagttgaCATTTGTTTACCCATCAGATTGGATGAGAAAAGTTTAGAAGATTGATAACACCGAGCGTTCGAATGCTTACAGGGAAATGGGTACTCTAGGATTCTACTGGGGGGCTGTGAAATGATAACGGCTTTTTTTGGTGATTGAATCATTAAAACTTAAAGTGTGCTTAGCATTTAGTGCTGCACTTACATTTCTCAGAATCTACAGTAGCTGAGTGCTTGCGGATGTTGCCCATGAGTCATGTACAGTAGTGAACAGTTGGGAGCATCCTAGACACCATCAGTAAGAGAATGCCTACATAAACTAAGGTCCCTCTTATCCGGAGGACTGTGTAGCCGTTAAACAAAACATGGCAAGTCTGTGTGTATTGACATGGAGAACTCCCCAAGACACAAGTTATTAAGTGAAGTAGACAGTAACAATTATGCAGAGAgtaaggaaaagcaaaacaagCATAGATATCATTTTAATGGAAATTCTTAAACATatacaagggagaaagaaatatgaaCTAGAACCTATCACCCAGCTTCAAcaacaaaatgtacaaaatatatttctgcatatacatttctctctccctcatacTCTTCAAACTGGACTGACTTTCTATTCCTTCAACATGCTGTGTCcattcctgccctggggcctttgAAACAGctattccctctgcttggaagCCTCAGTTGACTCATTCAAACGGCAATTTAAACTTCATCTGGGCTTTCTTTGACCACCCAATTCAAAGACTATCACatcaccctgctttatttttatcctgGTACTCATCAGTACTTCATCTCTTTCTAATTTATTcaacagcacctggcacaaggTAGACACTTAAAAATAAGTGTCTTATGGGCCTAACAGGcagttttttcattttcccataAGAACCTACCCCCTTACAAAATCGGTTTTAGCCAACTAGTATATATAAACTTTAAGGGCAtaaatgaaatatacaaatatgCTTCTATAATGTTTTATGTATCAGTGTAGCTATATACACATTTAAAGGTACATTAAGGTTATGTTAACTTAGAAAGGCTGTTTTATTCCATTCTTGCATTTCATGACAGTTTTGTCAAGCCCCTCACCTGCACCTTTGACACCAAAGTCGTCTTTATGACTGGAGCCACTTTTTGAGTCACCTAACAAAGCACGCCGCCTCAGTAGTTTAGGGTACAGCACTTTTTCAGTCTGCGCGTGAACCTCTTCCTGGAAATGTGTTCCAGCTCCAGGGACTGTTCCTATAACATCAGGCCATTCGCTTTATTCACTCACCCTGTAGATAAATATTCATGACTTCTAACATGACCACTTACTGTGTTACTGTTAAGTGATAATTTGTGAGGCCGAATCCTCagagaaaattattaaaacaatgttaagtccctcccctcccttttatttatttatttatttatgtatgttctGATTCCAGCCAGTGGCCTGCACAAGCCTCCCAAACTGGCATTGATTGAGGTCATTGTAGTCAAACAGTCGTTCAAAATGAAGTTACCGAATTGCAGAGCATAATTTGAGATGTTTTTCAATAAGGATTCAAGTATAAGAGATTCCCCTTCTGAGGAATAATTTAggtggagaaaaaaattttttacatttgGGCATATAtgatgtttattaaatgaatgatgtaaatgtataggaaaaaaatctgaaaaacatcATTGTTGTTACCTTTGGAGAGAGTATGGGATGGATAGACAGATGGATGCTTTGGGTGGAGGGGCCAGAAGGGCTGTttgttcattctttaaaaataagagtgcGTGTTATGTAGAGGGAGAAACAGCTCTACGTGGGAGTGTGGCATAGCCAGCCAGGAGTCCTCACACCTGGAACCCAGCTCCGACTTTGAACTTCTCTTTGTCCTAGAGGAACTCCCTTCGCCTTTCTCGGCCACAGTGGCTTCATAATGAGCTGTGACAGACTGTGGTTTTTCTTGAACATGTGGAGAGGAGCAAGAGAGGAAAAGCTCAcatgaatttttcttctgttcttagatGAGTTAACGGAGAGGTAGCCAGGGAATTCCACGTAGGTAGAGTCACCCCGTGGCAGAGCCAGTGctgggctccctgctccctgggccctggagcAGACTGTgcagaccacgcagcccaggTCAGCAAGGTCCACCCCGCCAGAGGGGCCCTCTGCTCTGGTGATCCCCAGTGGCTGCGGCCTGCACTCCATCACATTTGGTTCCAAACCAGCTACTGGAAGGCTCATTTATGGTTTACTTCCCTGCTCTTCAGAAAAGATTTTTTGTTATCTTCATTTTCACAGAGTGGAAAAACCGTTTTGGCCAACTTCCTGACAGAATCTTCTGACATCACTGAATACAACCCAACCCAAGGAGTGAGGTGAGCCCTGACGAATCTGTGTCCCAGAGAGTCCCCATCCATCACCTGCCCTCTGCTTTGGGTACTGATGGCACTCCACAAGCGTATTTCCAAAGGAGAGATGTTGCTGCTGTTTCTGTTCATAGGATCCTGGAATTTGAGAACCCACACATTGCCAGCAACAACAAAGGCACAGGGTGCGAATTTGAGCTGTGGGATTGTGGCGGCGATCCAAAGTACGTTTCCTTTAAGAGGGTTTTCTTcatcaaatgattaaaaaatcagCTTCCCGCCAGGCACCTTGGCCTAGCACACTTCCTAGCATGTATTAGGGGCTTAGTCAATTGGTTGGAACCTGCGTTGCTCTTGAAACTTTAGGGATTGGGTTTCAATACAATGAGAAGTCATCCATCAATTAGCAATAGTAAGATCCTATTTTTAAAGTTCACCATTAGAGACCGGAACCACCTGACATTCACTGTGAATTCTTTGCTGCCTTGCAGGTTCGAATCTTGCTGGCCAGCCCTGATGAAGGACTCTCACGGGGTGGTGATCGTCTTCAACGCCGACATCCCAAGCCACCTGAAGGAAATTGAGATGTGGTATTCCTGCTTCGTTCAACAGCAGTTCCTGCAGGACACTCAGTGTCTGTTAATTGCACACCACAAACCAGGCTCTGGAAGTGAGAAAGGAAACCTGTCTTTGTGTAAGGAGACTGCAATTCTCCTTTCCGCTTTCCTCTTCAGTGTTCTGGGCATTTGTCTATTGctctgtgtctttgttttttttaaattcattgtagagagagaaaggaagggggagagaaagagagagaaacatcgatttgttgttccacttacttatgcagtcattggttgattgtaatatgtgccctgactggagatcaaaccctcaaccttggtgtatcaggatgatgctctaaccagctaagCTGCCCGGCCATGGCTTTGTCCTTGAAAGCAGTATCCGTGTGCAGTCAGTGAGCACCTGGCCTGCCCtaggcatttgtttttctcaccATGTAAATCAGAATTGCCAGATTGGAAGATCTGTCATCCCATCCAGGCCAGGATATAGACACTTTAAAAGCAGGTAGATACCAAGAGGGGACACACCTGGTTTTAGCCGCTCATCAGCATTATTAGGGTCACTCTTTCGTAACTGGCCTTTTCTCAAGAAAAACTTGAATCTGCATGTGACCCACACCGTTACAGATGTGACAATGTGATCATAGAAAATAACTCACAATGGTCGGCAATCTCTTCCTTTCTGGTATAAGAACGAAGAGGACCTGGCAGTGGCTTATAGAATTGTCATCCTATTGTCAGGTGGCAGTGTGGTGAAACCTTCCTGTGTTAAATCATGTCAGGCAAGACACAACTTATTTTTGGACTTTAGAAAGTTGAGCGAATGGGCTTCTCTAAGGTTCCAGCCATTTGGAACTAGAAATGGCCTTCAGTAAAAGTTCATGCCTAATTGCCTTATTTTCCTTTCTAAGCACCACCCTTGAACAAGCTGAAGCTGGTGCACTCGAATCTTGAGGACGACCCTGAAGAGATTCGGATGGAATTcatgaagtatttaaaaagtgTAATCAACTCAGTGTCTGAGAGCAGAGACCGGGAGGAGATGTCAATTATTACCTAACTAGCCTTCATTTGGAGTCTCCCACATCCCAAGTGAGGTCAACTTCTTCCCCAGTGCAGGTCTGAAATCTTACCGGGTACTGATATTTTCTTCTCCCGTGGCTCTAGAAGAAATTTTCCTCGCCTGCTCGAAGGTGCCAGTCACCGAAGGAGTTGAGTCATTCCATCTCTTCTCTGTCTGAACCCAGCCCTGTGTTTCCCCAGGAGCAGTGCTTGGGGTTTACTAGTCCAGTTTTTGTGGTGGCGTTATAGACCGTGATGACTGTGAACCATGGGAATCCACTGTAGCTCCATCTCCAGCAATTTAAATGTTTTCGGGTTAGTTCAGTctctaataaacatttaattaattCAAGATTATACTCCACTTCCTCTACATTCTCCCTAACACGGTACCAGAGTCTGGACAGTGTCTGTGCCCTCGTTGGGTGGGGCAGCTGTTCCGAGGGCAGGTCCTCTGGTTCCCGCCCTGGCCTCTGTCAGGGTGGCAGTGGCCACCCTACCGGCATCTTCTGCCAGGTGCAAGACTGGCGAGGCCGGCAGCGTGGGCTCTCCCCGAGGGAGCAGCAGTGCCAGGCTGAGTCGGCCTCGTCCTGGCTGGAGCCGTCTGTGTGCCCCACACATCCTGGTCTCTGTACCTGTATGGTAGGGTCACTTTGCCCTGGGCCATAGCTGACCCGTCCAATCATTTCTCCATGCTCGGCCTTCTTGGGAGAAAAACATGATTCGGGGGGGTATTGAGAATATGGCAGgtgaatatttcaaaatatcacCCCCATGACAATAGTAAGAAACGCGATGATACTTCCATTATAAACCTACAGGAAGGGTTACCTAATCGCTCAGGATATTCACAAAAGTTTCCTAATACCATTATCCTTTTTAActgtaaaatatacatagcataaaatttaccattttagccatttttaagtgtacattctGCGGCATTAAGCACGTTCACACTGTTATTGCACAGCCATCACCACCGCCCATCCCTACGGAGTTTTCATCGACCCAGATGAAACTCCCCTCTAACTCTCCAGTCCACACTCCCccgcccctggcagccaccactcTACTCTCTGTCGCTGTGAACGCAACCTCTCTAGGTAGCTCATCGGGGTGGGAGCACATGGTGTCTGTCCTTTGGTGACTGGCTCACTTCCTttagcatagtgtcctcaaggctcatccatgtcgTAGCAGGGTcagaatttcctccctttttaaggctgactCCTGCTCCCctgtgtgtatgtaccacattttgtttatctcttcatctgtcgatggacatttggggtgtttccaccttttggccatTATAATTTGCTAGGAACATTGGTGTACAGGTCACCTAAGATGTCTTTGAAGAACAATAGCATTTAATGTCTCTAATATTTCGCTGTTATTTAGATATCCTTGATATCTGGATACTACACAAAGTAGAATACATATATATCTTCTAAAAAGTAATTTATGACCTCAGGGGAATTCAgttcttaaatattatttcatatagtatttaaaaagcaacatagccctgaccagtgtggctcagttttgcaaagtgaagggtcgccggttgaattcctggtcagggcacatgcctaagttgtgagtttggtccctggtgaggtgtgtatgagaggcaactgatcgatgtttctctctcacatcgatctttctttccctctttctcccttcctccccctctctctaaaaaataaaataaaagcaatgtaaTGTTGTAATAACACCTAATTTTTGAAATGCTCAAAAGATTTAATGCTCAAAATAACCAAATGTGAGTTTGTAGCTTTTGTACAGGCAAGTTTATCTAATAATAATCTTAGGAATTATTGTTCATTCATAATGTTtatatgtgtaattttttaaCATAGCTAACctgaaaatacattaaatagatTAAAAGTTAGATGTAGGTCTTCTCAACTGAGAGTCAGAGAGAAGAAGAGGTGCTTGAGATGAATGACTATGGTTGGGGGCATTTCACTTTCGCAGTGAGGAAGGCTGAAATGTGGCTCTGTGGCATTTGCACATAATGACAACCCCCAGGTAAAGTCAGGCTGAACTACAGTCACCTCTTAGGGAACTGCCTGGGTTACCTTGAGCACATTTCAAGCACAGGTTAATTTCCTTCTGCTGTCCCACCAGCTCTCAGTTGGGACACATGCAAAGaacacaaaataatgttaatgCAAACTGAGGCAAATCATCTTTACATAATAGCCGTAGTAATAATAATTGATCTTGTAGAATACagtctcagaaagaaaaataaattatttttatgtttttttttatgattatctCAGAGCTCAATAGAAAAATGAACCCAGCAGCTTTCATTGATGTTAATGGCCAAAGTATAACTTTGTAAGTCTTTGAactgagaaaaatgttttcaattttaataggCCACACATACACAAGTTACAAGAGGACATTCAGTGAGAAGTCTCCCTGTCTTCCCTGTCCCTCAGCTCCATTCCCCTTCCCCAGAAGCCCCCGCCCTTACCCCCCATGTTCTGTTAGAGGCAGTCTGTGCATTTACACTTGTGTTTAATTAATGGACACAGCGGCACAGTAGCCACACTTCTCTACACTTCGATTTTTTTTGTATCTTGGGGATTTGTATAAATACATAGAGAGCTGCCTTGTTTTTTTACAGCTACATAAAATTTCACATAGCCATTGATGTTGGCATTttatattagatattttaaatagctAGTTGAAATATACCcttactgatggacatttttaATGGTATTGAAAAACATGATTTGGAATATACATATGTTTAAATTGGACTTTTAGGGAGGTGGTTTCAACCATCAGTCCTTTCAAGGGAAGGATAAGATTGCTGGCCTTGGCATCCTAGTTTTGACTTATGATTTCACAACTACTTTCTAACTGaacaatgatatttttaaagatgttatttatttatttttaaagagaagggaaggaagggagaaagagagggagagaaacatcaatgtgtggttgcctgtcatgtgcccccaactgggtacctggcccacaacccaggcatgagccctagactgggaattgaactggcgaccctttggttcacaggctggcactcaatccactgagcgacaccagccagggcatctaaCTGA is a window of Desmodus rotundus isolate HL8 chromosome 1, HLdesRot8A.1, whole genome shotgun sequence DNA encoding:
- the IFT22 gene encoding intraflagellar transport protein 22 homolog isoform X2, translating into MLKAKILFVGPCESGKTVLANFLTESSDITEYNPTQGVRFESCWPALMKDSHGVVIVFNADIPSHLKEIEMWYSCFVQQQFLQDTQCLLIAHHKPGSGSEKGNLSLSPPLNKLKLVHSNLEDDPEEIRMEFMKYLKSVINSVSESRDREEMSIIT
- the IFT22 gene encoding intraflagellar transport protein 22 homolog isoform X1, which produces MLKAKILFVGPCESGKTVLANFLTESSDITEYNPTQGVRILEFENPHIASNNKGTGCEFELWDCGGDPKFESCWPALMKDSHGVVIVFNADIPSHLKEIEMWYSCFVQQQFLQDTQCLLIAHHKPGSGSEKGNLSLSPPLNKLKLVHSNLEDDPEEIRMEFMKYLKSVINSVSESRDREEMSIIT